CGAAAATGGATTAAAAGCAAAAATCTTTTGCCCAGCCGTGTTTGACTCAAACCAGGATTTTGCGTATGTTTTATCTTCATCTGAAACCCAAACTTCACGATCAAACACACCTTGTGGCGTAATCCCTATCGCCCTTAGGTAGTCAAACATATTTTCAGGACGGTACCGGGAATGAAATTCTTGATGCATCTGTACCGTTAATAATGGCCCCGTTCCATCATTGTCGTAGCCAACTCGATTCGGCACGCCAGCCAAATACACCATCAACGCTGATCGAAGATTCCCTGTCGCCAAAAAAGCCAAATCAAACCCTTCAGCTTTAATCTTCTTCATTGTCGCCCAGCTTTCAGACTTGTTGAACAACCAAACTTCATCGACATAAGGACAGTTTTGCATAATAGGATAGGTCAGCGAGCCCACCATATTAACGATGTGAGCATTTGGAAAAGCTCGACGCAGTTCTCTAAAAAAAGGAGAACTAAACATTAGGCCGCCCAGCTGATCTATGCCATGCACAAAAATCTTAGAGACTTTCTCAACATCAAAATGTTTTTTGATGTTTAAGCGCT
This portion of the Hydrogenovibrio marinus genome encodes:
- a CDS encoding glycosyltransferase family 9 protein — protein: MQEKIKPSLDFFEPHQRLNIKKHFDVEKVSKIFVHGIDQLGGLMFSSPFFRELRRAFPNAHIVNMVGSLTYPIMQNCPYVDEVWLFNKSESWATMKKIKAEGFDLAFLATGNLRSALMVYLAGVPNRVGYDNDGTGPLLTVQMHQEFHSRYRPENMFDYLRAIGITPQGVFDREVWVSDEDKTYAKSWFESNTAGQKIFAFNPFSTDPKRRWTDSGWKETLTQIIARGIKPVMLVGKNEVEQGKQLLDAWGLPDIDVQSHSVTQTAAILSYVDFVVGPDSGFIHMTLAVSKPHVIGLFNVVPPISCFPVHDSRHIAIIEDTLDCCPCYLYKAKDVCPNELKCMTSLKAEKVLAAIDSLA